From Oncorhynchus kisutch isolate 150728-3 unplaced genomic scaffold, Okis_V2 scaffold4019, whole genome shotgun sequence, one genomic window encodes:
- the LOC116373093 gene encoding OCIA domain-containing protein 1 isoform X3, whose product MTPMSTGFTDERQGEAQSPVGMDYIPTEDERRVFRECNQESFWYRSVPFSVVSMLVTQGLIHRGALTLSSRFGSLPKVAFAGLCGYLAGKMSYMKHCQEKFKRLEHSPLGEALRQRTRPNAQSSQGPQSEMSDPDQVTFDPMFQASDPQSQVPPNARDYGYSDAPTAAQTSRTAADIDYNMPAQSFLDDEEPRRKPIMYEDLRNKNRETYEVTLTQKAETLLKPESDRPGRTAPKKDSGKKNVYGDSLEE is encoded by the exons ATGACACCAATGTCTACGGGATTCACAGATGAGCGACAGGGCGAAGCACAG agTCCTGTAGGAATGGATTATATCCCCacagaagatgagaggagagtcTTCAGAGAATGCAACCAGGAGAGTTTCTGGTACAGAT CCGTGCCTTTCTCAGTGGTCAGCATGCTTGTCACTCAAGGCCTCATCCATAGAG GAGCTCTGACGTTGTCGTCCAGGTTTGGATCTCTCCCTAAAGTGGCCT TTGCAGGGCTGTGTGGCTACCTGGCAGGGAAGATGTCGTACATGAAACATTGTCAGGAGAAGTTCAAGAGGCTGGAGCACTCCCCTCTGGGAGAAGCACTgagacagaggaccagacccaacgcaca gtCGTCTCAGGGCCCCCAGTCAGAGATGAGTGACCCCGACCAGGTGACCTTTGACCCCATGTTCCAGGCCTCTGACCCCCAgagccag GTCCCACCCAACGCCAGAGACTATGGATACAGTGACGCCCCCACCGCGGCACAGACCAGCCGCACCGCTGCAGACATCGACTACAACATGCCAG cccaGTCGTTCCTGGATGACGAGGAGCCCAGGAGGAAGCCAATCATGTACGAGGACCTAAGGAACAAGAACCGAGAAACCTATGAGGTCACGCTTACCCAGAAGGCTGAGACGCTGCTCAAACCAGAGTCTGACCGGCCAGGGAGGACCGCCCCCAAGAAGGACT cAGGGAAGAAGAACGTCTACGGAGACAGCTTGGAGGAGTGA
- the LOC116373093 gene encoding OCIA domain-containing protein 1 isoform X2 yields MTPMSTGFTDERQGEAQSPVGMDYIPTEDERRVFRECNQESFWYRSVPFSVVSMLVTQGLIHRGALTLSSRFGSLPKVAWLCGYLAGKMSYMKHCQEKFKRLEHSPLGEALRQRTRPNAQSSQGPQSEMSDPDQVTFDPMFQASDPQSQVPPNARDYGYSDAPTAAQTSRTAADIDYNMPAQSFLDDEEPRRKPIMYEDLRNKNRETYEVTLTQKAETLLKPESDRPGRTAPKKDSGKKNVYGDSLEE; encoded by the exons ATGACACCAATGTCTACGGGATTCACAGATGAGCGACAGGGCGAAGCACAG agTCCTGTAGGAATGGATTATATCCCCacagaagatgagaggagagtcTTCAGAGAATGCAACCAGGAGAGTTTCTGGTACAGAT CCGTGCCTTTCTCAGTGGTCAGCATGCTTGTCACTCAAGGCCTCATCCATAGAG GAGCTCTGACGTTGTCGTCCAGGTTTGGATCTCTCCCTAAAGTGGCCT GGCTGTGTGGCTACCTGGCAGGGAAGATGTCGTACATGAAACATTGTCAGGAGAAGTTCAAGAGGCTGGAGCACTCCCCTCTGGGAGAAGCACTgagacagaggaccagacccaacgcaca gtCGTCTCAGGGCCCCCAGTCAGAGATGAGTGACCCCGACCAGGTGACCTTTGACCCCATGTTCCAGGCCTCTGACCCCCAgagccag GTCCCACCCAACGCCAGAGACTATGGATACAGTGACGCCCCCACCGCGGCACAGACCAGCCGCACCGCTGCAGACATCGACTACAACATGCCAG cccaGTCGTTCCTGGATGACGAGGAGCCCAGGAGGAAGCCAATCATGTACGAGGACCTAAGGAACAAGAACCGAGAAACCTATGAGGTCACGCTTACCCAGAAGGCTGAGACGCTGCTCAAACCAGAGTCTGACCGGCCAGGGAGGACCGCCCCCAAGAAGGACT cAGGGAAGAAGAACGTCTACGGAGACAGCTTGGAGGAGTGA
- the LOC116373093 gene encoding OCIA domain-containing protein 1 isoform X4 has translation MTPMSTGFTDERQGEAQSPVGMDYIPTEDERRVFRECNQESFWYRSVPFSVVSMLVTQGLIHRGALTLSSRFGSLPKVAFAGLCGYLAGKMSYMKHCQEKFKRLEHSPLGEALRQRTRPNAQSSQGPQSEMSDPDQVTFDPMFQASDPQSQVPPNARDYGYSDAPTAAQTSRTAADIDYNMPAQSFLDDEEPRRKPIMYEDLRNKNRETYEVTLTQKAETLLKPESDRPGRTAPKKDWKKNVYGDSLEE, from the exons ATGACACCAATGTCTACGGGATTCACAGATGAGCGACAGGGCGAAGCACAG agTCCTGTAGGAATGGATTATATCCCCacagaagatgagaggagagtcTTCAGAGAATGCAACCAGGAGAGTTTCTGGTACAGAT CCGTGCCTTTCTCAGTGGTCAGCATGCTTGTCACTCAAGGCCTCATCCATAGAG GAGCTCTGACGTTGTCGTCCAGGTTTGGATCTCTCCCTAAAGTGGCCT TTGCAGGGCTGTGTGGCTACCTGGCAGGGAAGATGTCGTACATGAAACATTGTCAGGAGAAGTTCAAGAGGCTGGAGCACTCCCCTCTGGGAGAAGCACTgagacagaggaccagacccaacgcaca gtCGTCTCAGGGCCCCCAGTCAGAGATGAGTGACCCCGACCAGGTGACCTTTGACCCCATGTTCCAGGCCTCTGACCCCCAgagccag GTCCCACCCAACGCCAGAGACTATGGATACAGTGACGCCCCCACCGCGGCACAGACCAGCCGCACCGCTGCAGACATCGACTACAACATGCCAG cccaGTCGTTCCTGGATGACGAGGAGCCCAGGAGGAAGCCAATCATGTACGAGGACCTAAGGAACAAGAACCGAGAAACCTATGAGGTCACGCTTACCCAGAAGGCTGAGACGCTGCTCAAACCAGAGTCTGACCGGCCAGGGAGGACCGCCCCCAAGAAGGACT GGAAGAAGAACGTCTACGGAGACAGCTTGGAGGAGTGA
- the LOC116373092 gene encoding cysteine-rich hydrophobic domain-containing protein 2: protein MMEDFDEIYEEEEEEEEDEERAAEEQLLKYAPDPVVVRGSGHVTVFGLSNKFESEFPSALTGKVAPEEFKASINRVNGCLKKTLPVNVRWLLCGCLCCCCTLGFSLWPVICLSKRTQRSMEKLLDWENSRLYHKLCLHWRLSKRKCETNNMMEYVILIEFLPKIPIFRPD from the exons ATGATGGAGGACTTCGACGAGATctacgaggaggaggaggaggaagaggaggacgaggagagggcCGCGGAGGAACAGCTGTTAAAATACGCTCCAGACCCGGTGGTCGTCCGAGGATCTGGCCACGTCACTGT GTTTGGACTCAGTAACAAGTTTGAGTCAGAGTTCCCATCGGCACTTACAGGGAAG GTGGCGCCAGAGGAGTTCAAGGCCAGTATAAACCGTGTTAACGGCTGTCTGAAGAAGACGCTGCCAGTGAATGTGCGTTGGCTGCTGTGTGGCTGTCTCTGTTGCTGCTGTACACTGGGCTTCAGTCTCTGGCCCGTCATCTGTCTGAGCAAAAgg acaCAGAGATCCATGGAGAAGCTGTTGGATTGGGAGAACAGCAGACTGTACCACAAG ctgTGTTTGCATTGGAGGCTGAGCAAGAGGAAGTGTGAAACCAACAACATGATGGAAtat gtaATCCTGATAGAGTTCCTACCCAAGATCCCCATTTTCAGACCGGACTAG
- the LOC116373093 gene encoding OCIA domain-containing protein 1 isoform X1 — translation MTPMSTGFTDERQGEAQSPVGMDYIPTEDERRVFRECNQESFWYRSVPFSVVSMLVTQGLIHRGALTLSSRFGSLPKVAFAGLCGYLAGKMSYMKHCQEKFKRLEHSPLGEALRQRTRPNAQSVTHTHTYIHSLTHSHTHTHTHTHTHTHTHTHTHTLLFSLRSSQGPQSEMSDPDQVTFDPMFQASDPQSQVPPNARDYGYSDAPTAAQTSRTAADIDYNMPAQSFLDDEEPRRKPIMYEDLRNKNRETYEVTLTQKAETLLKPESDRPGRTAPKKDWKKNVYGDSLEE, via the exons ATGACACCAATGTCTACGGGATTCACAGATGAGCGACAGGGCGAAGCACAG agTCCTGTAGGAATGGATTATATCCCCacagaagatgagaggagagtcTTCAGAGAATGCAACCAGGAGAGTTTCTGGTACAGAT CCGTGCCTTTCTCAGTGGTCAGCATGCTTGTCACTCAAGGCCTCATCCATAGAG GAGCTCTGACGTTGTCGTCCAGGTTTGGATCTCTCCCTAAAGTGGCCT TTGCAGGGCTGTGTGGCTACCTGGCAGGGAAGATGTCGTACATGAAACATTGTCAGGAGAAGTTCAAGAGGCTGGAGCACTCCCCTCTGGGAGAAGCACTgagacagaggaccagacccaacgcacagtcagtaacacacacacacacatacattcactcactcactcactcacacacacacacacacacacacacacacacacacacacacacacacacacacacacacactctcctcttctctctcaggtCGTCTCAGGGCCCCCAGTCAGAGATGAGTGACCCCGACCAGGTGACCTTTGACCCCATGTTCCAGGCCTCTGACCCCCAgagccag GTCCCACCCAACGCCAGAGACTATGGATACAGTGACGCCCCCACCGCGGCACAGACCAGCCGCACCGCTGCAGACATCGACTACAACATGCCAG cccaGTCGTTCCTGGATGACGAGGAGCCCAGGAGGAAGCCAATCATGTACGAGGACCTAAGGAACAAGAACCGAGAAACCTATGAGGTCACGCTTACCCAGAAGGCTGAGACGCTGCTCAAACCAGAGTCTGACCGGCCAGGGAGGACCGCCCCCAAGAAGGACT GGAAGAAGAACGTCTACGGAGACAGCTTGGAGGAGTGA